The following proteins are encoded in a genomic region of Colletotrichum higginsianum IMI 349063 chromosome 9, whole genome shotgun sequence:
- a CDS encoding C6 zinc finger domain-containing protein produces the protein MSGASERTSLKDEVAAVENGHSQPGMSSTSRGTRIGHKKSRNGCQQCKKRRVKCDESRPCRNCVRHNVKCSLVLTPFPAPLPAVGESPKPAFEAANTATPGSVREASTTSRPESRPERPSPQLSSLKDKVAAIQGLLSEFSAEVDALNHGSRDSFSGSTHDSVQGESRDAHSVSKADWMVDMQLIHHFTSNTAHTLSENPDFVHLWTTTVPQIAFSNDFLLHGILAISAIHMAHCNPDKREKYATISARHQNIALSQFSPGLTEIGENNADAYVLHAICIFLVNTYSIANPQGPITSRDVAQSFILLQGIRSILALPFAHRYIFNGPLARWLYQGSVEPAVGGNYSSKIDDLLNLTRSMAPSDDTLTCQSALEGLKHTFAAVSTPQHRKGLVWRWAVSLPQSFLELMSQNHPMALVILMYYAALVYAFERNMWYLTGWGSNVASALDKAIQEPWREWIQWPLRCIREGVDIRQVEPLKPVEGNPRTQLPTINFNLGLFKPSEPPP, from the exons ATGAGTGGCGCGTCCGAGAGGACCTCGCTCAAGGACGAGGTGGCCGCCGTAGAGAACGGCCACAGTCAACCGGGGATGAGTTCGACGTCGCGCGGCACTCGCATCGGCCACAAGAAGTCGCGGAATGGGTGTCAGCAGTGCAAGAAACGACGTGTCAAG TGCGATGAGAGCCGGCCATGTCGCAACTGCGTGCGGCACAATGTCAAGTGCAGTCTTGTCCTGACGCCCTTTCCAGCACCGCTGCCGGCCGTAGGTGAATCGCCCAAGCCGGCTTTCGAGGCCGCCAACACGGCGACTCCGGGCAGTGTTAGGGAGGCTTCGACGACCAGCCGTCCCGAAAGTCGGCCTGAGAGACCCTCACCACAGCTCTCGTCGTTGAAGGACaaggtcgccgccatccaggGCTTGCTGTCCGAGTTCTCGGCCGAAGTGGACGCTCTGAATCACGGCAGCCGCGATAGCTTCAGCGGCTCAACTCATGACTCGGTCCAGGGCGAGTCTCGAGACGCTCATAGCGTCTCAAAGGCCGACTGGATGGTCGACATGCAACTCATCCACCACTTCACCTCCAACACGGCACACACTCTCTCCGAGAACCCAGACTTTGTCCATCTCTGGACGACAACGGTACCGCAAATCGCTTTTTCCAAC gacttcctcctccacggcATCTTGGCCATATCGGCCATCCACATGGCTCACTGCAACCCCGACAAGAGGGAAAAGTACGCTACCATATCTGCTCGCCACCAAAACATCGCCCTTAGCCAGTTCTCCCCTGGCTTGACCGAGATCGGCGAAAACAACGCCGATGCATACGTCCTGCACGCAATATGCATCTTTCTTGTCAACACTTACTCCATCGCCAACCCCCAAGGCCCAATCACCTCCAGGGACGTTGCTCAGTCTTTTATTCTACTGCAGG GAATCAGGAGCATCCTCGCTCTTCCCTTCGCCCATCGATACATATTCAACGGGCCACTGGCCCGTTGGCTTTACCAAGGCAGCGTCGAGCCCGCGGTAGGGGGCAACTACTCTTCCAAGATCGACGACCTCCTCAACCTCACACGCAGCATGGCGCCCTCGGACGATACCTTGACCTGCCAGTcggccctcgagggcctcaagCATACattcgccgccgtctccacGCCCCAACACAGGAAAGGTCTTGTGTGGCGATGGGCTGTGTCTCTTCCCCAATCCTTTCTCGAGCTCATGAGCCAGAACCACCCGATGGCCCTTGTGATTCTCATGTACTACGCGGCGCTGGTCTATGCCTTCGAGCGGAACATGTGGTATCTCACCGGCTGGGGCTCCAATgtggcctcggccttggaTAAGGCCATCCAGGAACCGTGGAGAGAGTGGATTCAATGGCCCTTGAGGTGTATTCGCGAGGGTGTCGATATCCGGCAGGTCGAACCGCTTAAGCCAGTTGAGGGCAATCCCAGGACCCAGCTCCCCACCATCAACTTCAACCTGGGCCTTTTCAAGCCAAGCGAGCCGCCTCCGTGA
- a CDS encoding Duf500 and uba ts-n domain protein, which produces MIFRHKRKPTAQEAESQSTYSSSPDTSSSSSSSAARSTLSRRLSLSHTLSSLRPRPPDPDAPPVIKPPGRGIGAHVHKITTTAGIPFNKAAHLVGAEGWFPQTMPRECAKAARILRSFTDQPLGDTEPAPSHARGEPFHPLGVTRRSIVTIPYQVLAHCAGLAIFNTLRAGAYMGSLAAGSGLVVARRPDGTWSPPSSFVVSTLGAGFMFGLDIYDCVLVLNTPAQVAAFTHPRISLGAETSVAIGPVGTGGAVEAAVSRTSRSMYSYMKSRGLWAGVQVDGTIILARQDCNSVAYNERGISARKILQTQAEWPEGSMPLWQTLIALEGRYAMDPDIARELAMMGPPGDFTPPMEEDEEEEPAPAYTPRAAPQFRSTYGGEEGVMNANQNGVEPSAEQKEMMLRRGA; this is translated from the coding sequence ATGATCTTCAGGCACAAGCGCAAGCCCACGGCTCAAGAGGCAGAGTCACAATCCACCtactcctcctcgcccgacacatcctcctcttcttcctcctcagcAGCCCGCTCGACCCTCTCAcgccgcctctccctctcccacacCCTTTCTTCCCTGCGGCCCCGACCCCCCGACCCCGACGCCCCGCCCGTCATCAAACCACCGGGCCGTGGCATCGGCGCCCACGTCCACAAGATCACGACCACAGCCGGCATCCCcttcaacaaggccgcccacctcgtcggcgccgagggctgGTTCCCGCAGACCATGCCCCGCGAGTgcgccaaggccgcccgcATCCTCCGCTCCTTCACCGACCAGCCCCTCGGCGACACGGAGCCGGCCCCGTCCCACGCCCGCGGCGAGCCCTTCCACCCCCTCGGCGTCACCCGCCGGTCCATCGTCACGATCCCGTACCAGGTCCTCGCCCACTGCGCCGGCCTAGCCATCTTCAACACCCTCCGCGCGGGCGCCTACATGggctccctcgccgccggctccggcctcgtcgtcgcccgacGCCCGGACGGCACctggtcgccgccctcgtccttcgTCGTCTCCACGCTCGGCGCGGGCTTCATGTTCGGCCTTGACATCTACGACTGCGTCCTAGTTCTCAACACGCCCGCCCAAGTTGCCGCCTTCACCCACCCGCGTAtctccctcggcgccgagaccTCGGTGGCCATCGGCCCCGTCGGcacgggcggcgccgtcgaggccgccgttTCGAGGACCTCGCGGTCCATGTACAGCTACATGAAGTCTCGCGGGCTGTGGGCAGGCGTGCAGGTCGACGGCACCATCATCCTCGCGAGGCAGGATTGCAACAGCGTGGCGTACAACGAACGCGGCATCTCGGCCCGGAAGATCCTGCAGACGCAGGCCGAGTGGCCCGAGGGCTCGATGCCGCTGTGGCAGACGCTGATCGCGCTCGAGGGGCGGTACGCGATGGACCCGGACATTGCAAGGGAGCTGGCAATGATGGGGCCGCCGGGAGACTTCACGCCGCCGatggaagaggacgaggaagaggagccTGCGCCGGCCTACACGCCTCGGGCCGCGCCGCAATTCCGGTCTACTtacggcggcgaggagggcgtcaTGAATGCGAATCAGAATGGCGTGGAGCCGAGTGCCGAACAAAAGGAGATGATGCTCCGCCGGGGGGCTTAG
- a CDS encoding 26S proteasome subunit P45 family protein, translated as MGQNQSGMGGGGDGKDEKDKKKEKPKYEPPPRPTTRVGRKKRKAAGTSAAAKLPAVFPTSRCKLRLLRMQRIHDHLILEEEYVENQERLRRAKAAKEGAAIGPEGDVDRMADERGRVDDMRGSPMGVGTLEEMIDDDHAIVSSTTGPEYYVSIMSFVDKDLLEPGASVLLHHKSVSIVGVLTDDADPLVSVMKLDKAPTESYADIGGLEQQIQEVRESVELPLLHPELYEEMGIKPPKGVILYGAPGTGKTLLAKAVANQTSATFLRIVGSELIQKYLGDGPRLVRQLFQVAGENAPSIVFIDEIDAIGTKRYDSTSGGEREVQRTMLELLNQLDGFDDRGDVKVIMATNKIETLDPALIRPGRIDRKILFENPDQNTKRKIFTLHTSKMSLNDDVDLEEFISQKDDLSGADIKAICSEAGLLALRERRMRVQMADFRSARERVLRTKQESEPEGLYL; from the exons ATG GGTCAAAACCAGTCAGGAATGGGTGGCGGAGGTGATGGaaaggacgagaaggacaagaag AAGGAGAAGCCCAAGTACGAGCCTCCCCCACGTCCCACCACCAGAGTCGGCCgcaagaagagaaaggcgGCCGGCACCAGCGCCGCTGCGAAGCTCCCTGCCGTCTTCCCCACCAGCCGATGCAAACTCCGCCTATTACGAATGCAGCGAATTCACGATCACTTgatcctcgaggaggagtaCGTCGAGAACCAGGAGCGTCTTCGCCgggccaaggccgccaaggagggTGCCGCCATCGGCCCCGAGGGCGATGTCGACCGTATGGCCGACGAGCGTGGCCGTGTCGACGATATGCGTGGCAGTCCCATGGGTGTAGGCACGTTGGAGGAGATGATTGACGATGACCATGCGATCGTCAGTAGCACCACCGGTCCCGAGTACTACGTCAGCATCATGAgcttcgtcgacaaggaCCTGCTGGAGCCCGGCGCCAGCGTCCTGCTCCACCACAAGAGCGTCAGCATCGTCGGTGTCCTGACCGATGACGCTGACCCCCTCGTCAGTGTGATGAAGCTGGACAAGGCGCCAACGGAGTCATATGCCGATATTGGTGGTTTGGAGCAGCAGATCCAGGAAGTCAGAGAGTCGGTAGAGCTGCCTCTGCTGCATCCCGAGCTGTACGAAGAGATGGGTATCAAGCCTCCCAAGGGTGTCATCCTTTACGGTGCCCCCGGTACCGGAAAGACGCTCCTtgccaaggccgtcgccaACCAGACCTCGGCCACTTTCCTGCGTATAGTGGGAAGTGAGCTTATCCAGAAGTACCTTGGTGACGGTCCTCGCCTTGTCCGTCAGCTTTTCCAG gtcgccggcgagaaTGCTCCCTCGATCGTGTTCATCGACGAAATCGATGCCATTGGCACGAAGCGTTACGACTCGACCTCGGGTGGTGAGCGTGAAGTCCAGCGAACCATGCTGGAGCTCCTCAACCAGCTCGACGGTTTCGACGATCGCGGCGACGTCAAGGTCATTATGGCCACGAACAAGATCGAGACGCTCGACCCGGCCCTGATCCGTCCCGGTCGTATCGACCGAAAGATTCTCTTCGAGAACCCCGATCAGAACACCAAGCGCAAGATCTTCACTCTTCACACATCCAAGATGTCGCTTaacgacgatgtcgacctTGAGGAGTTCATTTCGCAGAAGGACGACCTCTCTGGTGCCGACATCAAGGCCATTTGCTCCGAGGCTGGTCTGTTGGCCCTCCGTGAGCGCCGCATGCGCGTGCAGATGGCCGACTTCCGGTCTgccagagagagagtccTGCGCACCAAGCAGGAGAGTGAGCCTGAGGGCTTGTACTTGTAG